A genomic window from Anopheles ziemanni chromosome X, idAnoZiCoDA_A2_x.2, whole genome shotgun sequence includes:
- the LOC131291399 gene encoding rabenosyn-5 isoform X1, producing the protein MANPFGEPIGDEGATASGSSFVHGTDSDNEILEGFLCPICKNDLRTPERLTVHVEQEHSDEQDLLKSLKEIFSFAKQGILKKGKKKPGPYDSPNEASGVKGADVGICPTAASSQNNPLLQPTVVQVVGCECDHMAYFKAVRNPRLERYASETNKLIIRLDKLLDGCPTDPDGKKRHEQSKVPWIDGKLVKLCPSCAKSFGITRRQHHCRVCGSVMCDGCSLYLSFEDARNIVQPNPASPTSRNRPDEGIDAPANETESFRVCEHCLHLLMNRMEMQDSRVDRPPITRLYEWLQRERTGIEPDIPMYRRILDSLYEGDVIFRLSDASALREKIGRTAERLDDISKSVLVLPFAAGSREEALKKAIRLACVSYIKECMLSIPPLPVEEEIKKIQIRRRQETARREERERMLAQEAYERYELLQAGNVDPTLSSASYNNGSSSSSSTASTAEMTVGRFAPAAISTMDNWSGTQTGAASNPNSTADPLIDQINIVKGYIRQAREAMRFEEVATLEQNLSELTQEFYNRQRLASQ; encoded by the coding sequence ATGGCAAACCCATTCGGTGAGCCTATCGGCGACGAGGGTGCTACTGCCTCTGGTTCTAGCTTTGTACATGGCACCGACAGTGATAACGAAATACTTGAGGGTTTTCTCTGCCCGATCTGCAAGAACGACCTACGTACTCCGGAGCGACTGACGGTGCACGTAGAGCAGGAACACTCGGACGAGCAGGATCTGCTGAAGTCGTTGAAGGAAATTTTCAGCTTCGCCAAGCAGGGCATACTGAAGAAGGGCAAAAAGAAACCCGGCCCTTACGACAGCCCGAACGAGGCGTCGGGGGTGAAAGGTGCAGACGTCGGCATCTGCCCAACGGCCGCCTCGTCGCAAAACAACCCGCTGCTGCAGCCCACCGTCGTCCAGGTGGTTGGCTGCGAGTGTGATCACATGGCATATTTTAAGGCCGTGCGCAACCCACGGCTGGAGCGGTACGCATCGGAGACGAACAAGCTGATCATCCGGCTGGACAAGTTGCTCGACGGCTGCCCGACCGACCCGGACGGCAAAAAGCGCCACGAGCAGAGCAAGGTACCGTGGATCGACGGGAAGCTGGTGAAGCTGTGTCCGAGTTGTGCAAAAAGCTTCGGAATTACGCGCCGCCAGCATCACTGCCGGGTGTGCGGTTCGGTCATGTGCGATGGCTGCTCGCTGTATCTCAGCTTCGAGGACGCGCGGAACATCGTGCAGCCGAATCCGGCCAGCCCAACCTCCCGGAATCGACCAGACGAAGGCATCGATGCACCGGCCAACGAAACTGAGAGCTTCCGCGTGTGCGAGCACTGCCTGCACCTACTGATGAACCGGATGGAGATGCAAGACTCGCGAGTGGATCGTCCGCCAATAACTCGGCTGTACGAGTGGCTGCAGCGCGAGCGCACCGGCATAGAACCCGACATACCGATGTACCGTCGCATTTTGGATAGTCTGTACGAAGGAGACGTGATTTTCCGCCTGTCGGACGCATCGGCCCTGCGTGAGAAGATCGGACGGACCGCTGAGCGGCTCGACGATATAAGCAAGTCCGTCCTGGTGCTTCCCTTCGCAGCTGGCAGCCGTGAGGAGGCGCTCAAGAAAGCCATCCGGTTAGCGTGCGTCTCGTATATCAAGGAGTGCATGCTGTCGATCCCACCATTGCCGGTAGAGGAGGAGATCAAAAAGATTCAGATCCGGCGGCGCCAGGAGACGGCCCGGCGTGAGGAACGCGAGCGCATGCTGGCCCAGGAGGCGTACGAGCGGTACGAGCTGCTGCAGGCGGGTAACGTCGATCCAACGTTGTCCTCCGCCTCGTACAACAACGGCAGCTCGTCCAGCTCCAGTACGGCCTCTACGGCAGAAATGACTGTCGGCCGGTTCGCGCCCGCCGCCATCTCAACGATGGACAACTGGAGTGGTACGCAGACGGGCGCGGCTAGTAACCCCAACTCGACAGCCGATCCACTCATCGACCAGATCAATATCGTGAAGGGTTACATTCGGCAGGCGCGTGAAGCGATGCGCTTCGAGGAGGTGGCCACGCTCGAGCAGAACCTGAGCGAGCTCACCCAGGAGTTCTACAACCGACAGCGGTTGGCGTCGCAGTGA
- the LOC131290659 gene encoding lipoamide acyltransferase component of branched-chain alpha-keto acid dehydrogenase complex, mitochondrial: MAGLINLRRYGAALVRQHLLGGSNRRQPVIYAKGSAAQRSLYTSAMLERTVSFHLSDIGEGIREVTVKEWYVKVGDVVEQFDNLCEVQSDKASVTITSRYDGKIVKLHHDVDEIALVGKPLLDFDVADEAEDESGSSSSSSDSSDDESKPAAAGEKGASGPEPSGKVLATPAVRRIAMENKVDLAKVTATGRNGRVLKGDVLEYLEVIPKGTVKPHPTLAKSQPAPKPSSTTPAPIDLKQAETVLPLKGVAKAMVKSMTEALKIPHFAYCDEVDVSKLVAVREQLKEEATSQGIKLTYMPFFLKAASNALLKYPILNSSFDEANESVILKAYHNISVAMQTPQGLVVPNVKHIEQKSILQIATELNALQERGAKGALTPNDFANGTFALSNIGIIGGTYTHPVVMTPQVAIGGLGQTRVLPRFNENGQVVPAHIMVVSWTADHRVIDGVTMASFSNLWKRYLENPNLLMLGAK, from the exons ATGGCTGGACTCATCAACCTACGCCGCTACGGGGCTGCCCTCGTGCGGCAGCATCTGCTCGGAGGCTCCAACCGTCGACAGCCC GTAATTTATGCTAAGGGCAGCGCCGCCCAACGATCGCTGTACACGAGTGCCATGCTCGAGCGCACCGTGTCCTTCCATCTGTCCGACATCGGCGAGGGCATCCGGGAGGTGACGGTGAAGGAGTGGTACGTGAAGGTGGGCGATGTCGTCGAGCAGTTCGACAATCTGTGCGAGGTGCAGAGCGACAAGGCCTCGGTGACCATCACTAGCCGGTACGATGGCAAGATCGTGAAGCTGCACCACGATGTCGATGAGATTGCGCTGGTCGGCAAGCCGCTGCTCGATTTCGACGTCGCAGACGAAGCGGAGGATGAAAgtggcagcagtagcagcagtagcGATAGCTCAGACGACGAATCGAAACCGGCAGCGGCGGGTGAGAAAGGTGCCTCCGGGCCGGAACCCTCCGGAAAGGTGCTGGCAACACCGGCTGTGCGCCGGATCGCCATGGAAAACAAAGTGGATCTGGCGAAGGTGACGGCGACGGGACGCAATGGTCGCGTACTGAAAGGGGATGTACTCGAATATCTGGAGGTTATTCCGAAGGGCACGGTCAAGCCACATCCCACGCTTGCGAAGAGCCAACCAGCACCGAAGCCTTCCTCGACGACTCCGGCTCCGATCGACCTGAAGCAGGCAGAGACCGTTCTTCCATTGAAGGGTGTAGCAAAGGCGATGGTTAAATCAATGACGGAGGCACTG AAAATTCCACACTTTGCGTACTGCGACGAGGTGGACGTTAGCAAGCTGGTGGCGGTGCGCGAACAGCTTAAGGAGGAGGCCACCAGCCAAGGTATCAAGCTAACCTACATGCCCTTCTTCCTGAAGGCTGCGTCTAACGCGCTGTTAAAATACCCGATCCTGAACAGCTCGTTCGACGAAGCGAACGAAAGCGTCATCCTCAAAGCGTACCACAACATCAGCGTCGCGATGCAAACCCCCCAGGGATTGGTGGTGCCGAACGTGAAGCACATCGAGCAGAAGTCCATCCTGCAGATAGCGACCGAGCTGAACGCGCTCCAGGAGCGCGGTGCCAAGGGTGCCCTAACGCCCAACGATTTTGCCAACGGCACGTTCGCGCTGTCGAACATTGGAATC ATTGGAGGTACCTACACGCACCCGGTGGTGATGACGCCCCAGGTTGCGATCGGTGGGCTTGGTCAAACTCGCGTCCTGCCCCGCTTCAACGAGAACGGTCAGGTTGTACCGGCGCACATCATGGTCGTCAGCTGGACAGCCGATCATCGTGTTATTGATGGCGTCACGATGGCCAGCTTTTCCAACCTGTGGAAGCGCTACTTGGAAAACCCGAACCTGCTGATGCTGGGTGCGAAGTAG
- the LOC131290620 gene encoding von Willebrand factor A domain-containing protein 8: protein MQRNVQTVRRINVLKRILAHQQPASASDAATGVLFKRNCSNKSVSTVAGTIQIDDVEKEIHVPLNPELVPTGYVHVSEDGEAQLSQTRLHHLRWMLQKENLGQDMILLGRPGSLRRRIVMQYSELTRREVEYILLNRDTTESDLKQRREILDGTATYHNQSAVRAATEGRILLIEGVEKTERNVLPILNNLLENREMHLEDGRFLIAAKNYDALLERYDRAQLAQWGLVRVSEKFRVIALGLPVPRYRGSPLDPPLRSRFQARDIADLPYIEVLTEAKALANGSGRPEVLTKLVSFGFGIQSASSPLPDFPIDNLRYVGLLLRNNGTLGEAELLGRLYPYRAFLEKEGISLVHSLMESLAIDREAVVPQREIQSVGVSPAHRNELEVQLRQAQDGTVAQFRLAQGKPSLSATKRQPYVPTSYQNGMLAELLQTVAVADVCLVGPKGCGKTILAEQLCAALDGQRMETMVLYQDMTARDLLQKRTTRLNGDTVWQDSPLLMAALQGHAIVLDGVHRLHHSTLAILHRLVHDRELQLYDGRRLMAHERFDRLQANQPDVDLAGRGLLRIHPGFRIVALAEPHQRGAGTVGTPGGAGSWISAETLSLFLFHEVRGLSEAEERRVLDALYGPLDATMEQILRLAQHLRASSDDVQQALAANLSTRQLLRIARRLKQYGDGGGQLSAGEIVHATFMSKFMPSVARGVLESAMRRCMDAGGHREATDGARRPVEIELKDDTLRIGSTSVARYRTEAVSKVPDIVFYDVPQHLRLMERLLQDFLLGEHLLLVGNQGVGKNKIVDRLLQLMNRPREYIQLHRDTTVQSLTLQATVRDGRIQYEDSPLVKAVKAGHVLVVDEADKAPIHVTCILKTLVENGEMLLSDGRKICPPASSAPGTALDESAADGFIPTHPDFRLIVLANRPGFPFLGNDFFAALGDLFACHAVDNPSPESEQFLLRQYGPRVPMATIRQLVDAFAELRDMADAGTLHYPYSTREVVAIVRHLERFPDDPLAELIGNVLDYDRYAPETLDQVTAVLLKHGLPIGPYAEGVEAVANLRRQRELQMTIRSKSGKDVAGPKHGRVDPNNDPHVGGNTWAGGTGGRDTAGLGGKGGPYRLDAGHKVHQLSDAEKDSVPEEVKRAAREMNRRAFEEKLREIRMSEYEHKVYEQYSEPVRRQVQQLRITLQALQARARERQWQKHRTAGELDDTKLVEGLTGERAIYKQRAEQEPEPGAPQQKPKRLRLLVDVSGSMYRFNGYDGRLDRQLEATTMVMEAFDGFESKIRYDVVGHSGEAVAVPFVSENAPPRDAKRRLETLKMMHAHAQFCWSGDHTLAATERAVDELAREDCDEAIVVVLSDANLARYGITPRALNAALTKQAPRVQAYVVFIGSLGDEARVITETMAAGKAFVCMDLDQLPQIMRQIFSASLLQ, encoded by the exons ATGCAACGAAACGTGCAAACCGTACGGCGAATCAATGTGCTCAAACGCATCTTGGCACACCAACAGCCAGCCAGTGCCAGTGATGCTGCCACCGGGGTGCTCTTCAAGCGCAACTGTAGCAACAAATCCGTTAGTACCGTTGCCGGCACGATCCAGATCGACGACGTTGAGAAAGAGATTCACGTACCGCTGAACCCCGAGCTGGTACCGACCGGTTACG tGCACGTGAGCGAGGATGGCGAAGCGCAGCTGTCCCAAACCCGGCTGCACCATCTGCGCTGGATGCTGCAGAAAGAAAACCTCGGCCAGGATATGATACTGCTCGGCAGACCGGGCAGCTTGCGTCGACGCATCGTCATGCAGTACTCGGAGCTGACGCGCCGGGAGGTCGAGTACATCCTGCTGAACCGCGACACGACCGAGAGCGACTTGAAGCAGCGGCGCGAAATACTCGACGGTACGGCGACGTACCACAACCAGAGCGCGGTTCGTGCTGCAACGGAGGGGCGTATCCTGCTGATCGAAGGCGTAGAGAAGACAGAACGGAACGTGCTGCCGATACTGAATAACCTGCTCGAGAACCGCGAGATGCACCTCGAGGATGGACGGTTTCTGATAGCGGCGAAAAACTACGACGCCCTGCTGGAG CGCTACGATCGTGCTCAGCTCGCACAGTGGGGTTTGGTGCGTGTGTCGGAAAAGTTTCGCGTGATCGCGCTCGGTCTACCGGTGCCCCGGTACCGCGGTTCACCGCTCGATCCACCCCTTAGGTCCCGGTTTCAGGCGCGCGACATCGCCGATCTACCGTACATCGAGGTGCTGACCGAGGCGAAAGCACTCGCCAACGGATCCGGCCGACCGGAGGTGCTAACGAAGCTGGTGTCGTTCGGTTTCGGCATCCAGTCGGCCTCGTCGCCCCTGCCGGACTTTCCCATCGACAACCTGCGGTACGTggggctgctgctgcggaaCAATGGTACGCTCGGGGAGGCGGAGTTGCTCGGCCGGCTCTACCCGTACCGGGCGTTCCTGGAGAAGGAAGGTATATCGCTCGTGCACAGTCTAATGGAGTCGCTAGCGATCGACCGGGAGGCGGTGGTGCCACAGCGAGAAATCCAGAGCGTCGGTGTATCGCCTGCGCACCGAAACGAGCTTGAGGTGCAGCTGCGGCAGGCGCAGGATGGCACCGTGGCTCAATTCCGGCTCGCGCAAGGTAAGCCGAGCTTAAGCGCCACCAAACGCCAACCGTACGTTCCAACGAGCTACCAGAATGGCATGCTGGCGGAGCTGCTGCagacggtggcggtggcggatGTGTGTCTGGTGGGCCCGAAGGGTTGTGGTAAGACCATCCTGGCCGAGCAGCTTTGTGCTGCACTCGATGGCCAGCGGATGGAAACGATGGTGCTCTATCAGGACATGACGGCGCGTGATCTGCTGCAGAAGCGCACGACGCGCCTCAACGGAGACACCGTGTGGCAGGACTCTCCGTTGCTAATGGCCGCCCTTCAGGGGCACGCGATTGTGCTCGACGGTGTGCATCGGTTGCACCACAGCACCTTGGCCATACTGCACCGGCTGGTGCACGACCGCGAGCTGCAACTGTACGATGGCCGACGTCTGATGGCGCACGAGCGTTTCGATCGGTTGCAGGCGAACCAGCCCGACGTGGATCTAGCCGGCAGAGGGCTGTTGCGCATCCATCCCGGGTTCCGTATCGTTGCTTTGGCCGAACCTCACCAGCGCGGTGCCGGAACGGTCGGCACGCCCGGTGGTGCTGGCTCGTGGATCAGCGCTGAAACGCTCAGCCTATTCCTGTTCCACGAGGTGCGCGGTCTGAGCGAGGCGGAAGAACGGCGCGTGCTCGATGCCCTGTACGGACCGCTCGATGCCACGATGGAGCAGATCCTACGCCTTGCGCAGCACCTCCGCGCGTCCTCCGACGACGTGCAGCAGGCCCTCGCGGCCAATCTTTCCACCCGTCAGCTGCTACGGATTGCTCGTCGCCTCAAGCAGTACGGCGACGGTGGTGGCCAGCTGTCGGCCGGGGAAATCGTGCACGCAACCTTCATGAGCAAGTTCATGCCGAGTGTGGCGCGTGGCGTGCTGGAATCGGCGATGCGTCGCTGCATGGACGCGGGTGGCCATCGGGAGGCAACCGACGGAGCCAGGCGCCCGGTGGAGATCGAGCTGAAGGACGATACGCTGCGCATCGGCAGCACGAGTGTGGCACGCTACCGCACCGAGGCGGTGAGCAAGGTGCCGGACATTGTGTTCTACGACGTGCCACAGCATTTGCGGCTGATGGAGCGTCTGCTGCAGGACTTCCTGCTCGGCGAGCACCTGCTGCTGGTGGGCAACCAGGGCGTGGGCAAGAACAAGATCGTCGACCGGCTGCTGCAGCTGATGAACCGTCCGCGCGAGTACATTCAGCTGCACCGTGACACGACGGTGCAGTCGCTGACGCTGCAGGCGACGGTGCGCGACGGACGCATCCAGTACGAGGACTCGCCGCTGGTGAAAGCGGTCAAGGCCGGCCacgtgctggtggtggacgaGGCGGACAAGGCGCCCATCCACGTCACCTGCATCCTCAAGACGCTGGTCGAGAACGGCGAGATGCTGCTGTCGGATGGGCGCAAAATCTGCCCACCCGCGTCCTCCGCCCCGGGGACGGCACTGGATGAATCGGCGGCGGACGGCTTCATACCGACCCATCCGGACTTCCGGTTGATTGTGCTCGCCAACCGGCCTGGATTTCCCTTCCTCGGCAATGATTTCTTCGCCGCGCTCGGTGACCTATTCGCGTGCCACGCCGTCGACAACCCGTCGCCCGAGTCGGAGCAGTTTCTGCTTCGGCAGTATGGGCCGCGCGTACCGATGGCCACCATCCGCCAGCTGGTGGACGCATTCGCCGAGCTGCGCGACATGGCCGACGCCGGCACGCTGCACTACCCGTACTCGACGCGCGAGGTGGTCGCGATCGTGCGCCACCTGGAGCGCTTCCCGGATGACCCGCTGGCCGAGCTGATCGGCAACGTGCTCGACTACGATCGCTACGCGCCGGAAACGCTCGACCAGGTGACGGCGGTGCTGCTCAAGCACGGCCTCCCGATCGGCCCGTACGCCGAGGGCGTGGAGGCGGTGGCGAACCTGCGCCGCCAGCGCGAGCTACAGATGACGATCCGCAGCAAGAGCGGCAAGGACGTGGCCGGACCGAAGCACGGCCGGGTCGATCCGAACAACGATCCGCACGTCGGCGGCAACACATGGGCCGGCGGAACCGGCGGGCGCGATACCGCCGGCCTGGGCGGCAAGGGTGGCCCGTACCGGCTCGATGCCGGCCACAAGGTGCACCAGCTGTCGGACGCGGAAAAGGACAGCGTGCCGGAGGAGGTGAAGCGGGCGGCGCGCGAGATGAACCGGCGCGCGTTCGAGGAGAAGCTGCGTGAAATCCGCATGAGCGAGTACGAGCACAAGGTGTACGAGCAGTACTCGGAACCGGTACGGCGGCAGGTGCAGCAGCTCCGGATCACTTTGCAG GCCCTGCAAGCACGAGCCCGCGAACGCCAATGGCAGAAACATCGAACGGCGGGCGAGCTCGACGATACCAAGCTGGTGGAGGGGCTGACGGGCGAGCGGGCGATCTACAAGCAGCGCGCCGAGCAGGAGCCGGAACCGGGTGCCCCACAGCAGAAGCCCAAGCGTCTCCGGTTGCTGGTGGACGTGTCCGGCTCGATGTATCGGTTCAACGGCTACGACGGTCGGCTCGACCGTCAGCTCGAGGCGACCACGATGGTGATGGAAGCGTTCGACGGCTTCGAGAGCAAGATCCGGTACGATGTGGTGGGCCACAGCGGCGAGGCGGTCGCGGTGCCCTTCGTGAGCGAAAACGCACCGCCCCGGGACGCGAAGCGCCGGCTCGAGACGCTCAAGATGATGCACGCGCACGCGCAGTTCTGCTGGAGCGGCGACCATACGCTCGCCGCCACCGAGCGAGCGGTGGACGAGCTGGCACGCGAGGACTGCGACGAGGCGATCGTGGTGGTGCTGAGCGACGCCAACCTGGCACGCTACGGCATCACGCCACGGGCGCTAAATGCCGCCCTCACAAAGCAGGCCCCGCGTGTTCAGGCGTACGTCGTGTTCATCGGCAGCCTGGGCGATGAGGCGCGCGTCATAACGGAAACCATGGCTGCCGGGAAGGCGTTCGTCTGCATGGATCTCGACCAGCTACCTCAGATCATGCGTCAGATCTTCTCTGCCTCGCTACTCCAATAG
- the LOC131291400 gene encoding acyl-CoA-binding protein, translated as MSLEENFNKAVEDVKNLKATPADADLLVIYGLYKQATVGDCNTEKPGFLDFKGKSKWESWNGRKGTSQDDAKQAYVDKVKELIEQHGLK; from the exons ATGTCCCTTGAAGAA AACTTCAACAAGGCCGTTGAGGATGTGAAAAACCTGAAGGCAACCCCGGCCGATGCGGACCTGCTGGTCATTTACGGGCTGTACAAGCAGGCGACGGTTGGTGACTGCAACACGGAGAAGCCGGGCTTCCTCGACTTCAAGGGGAAATCGAAGTGGGAGTCGTGGAACGGCCGCAAGGGCACCTCCCAGGACGATGCCAAGCAGGCGTACGTGGACAAGGTGAAGGAGCTGATCGAGCAGCATGGACTGAAGTAA
- the LOC131291399 gene encoding rabenosyn-5 isoform X2, giving the protein MANPFGEPIGDEGATASGSSFVHGTDSDNEILEGFLCPICKNDLRTPERLTVHVEQEHSDEQDLLKSLKEIFSFAKQGILKKGKKKPGPYDSPNEASGVKGADVGICPTAASSQNNPLLQPTVVQVVGCECDHMAYFKAVRNPRLERYASETNKLIIRLDKLLDGCPTDPDGKKRHEQSKVPWIDGKLVKLCPSCAKSFGITRRQHHCRVCGSVMCDGCSLYLSFEDARNIVQPNPASPTSRNRPDEGIDAPANETESFRVCEHCLHLLMNRMEMQDSRVDRPPITRLYEWLQRERTGIEPDIPMYRRILDSLYEGDVIFRLSDASALREKIGRTAERLDDISKSVLVLPFAAGSREEALKKAIRLACVSYIKECMLSIPPLPVEEEIKKIQIRRRQETARREERERMLAQEAYERYELSSSSSTASTAEMTVGRFAPAAISTMDNWSGTQTGAASNPNSTADPLIDQINIVKGYIRQAREAMRFEEVATLEQNLSELTQEFYNRQRLASQ; this is encoded by the exons ATGGCAAACCCATTCGGTGAGCCTATCGGCGACGAGGGTGCTACTGCCTCTGGTTCTAGCTTTGTACATGGCACCGACAGTGATAACGAAATACTTGAGGGTTTTCTCTGCCCGATCTGCAAGAACGACCTACGTACTCCGGAGCGACTGACGGTGCACGTAGAGCAGGAACACTCGGACGAGCAGGATCTGCTGAAGTCGTTGAAGGAAATTTTCAGCTTCGCCAAGCAGGGCATACTGAAGAAGGGCAAAAAGAAACCCGGCCCTTACGACAGCCCGAACGAGGCGTCGGGGGTGAAAGGTGCAGACGTCGGCATCTGCCCAACGGCCGCCTCGTCGCAAAACAACCCGCTGCTGCAGCCCACCGTCGTCCAGGTGGTTGGCTGCGAGTGTGATCACATGGCATATTTTAAGGCCGTGCGCAACCCACGGCTGGAGCGGTACGCATCGGAGACGAACAAGCTGATCATCCGGCTGGACAAGTTGCTCGACGGCTGCCCGACCGACCCGGACGGCAAAAAGCGCCACGAGCAGAGCAAGGTACCGTGGATCGACGGGAAGCTGGTGAAGCTGTGTCCGAGTTGTGCAAAAAGCTTCGGAATTACGCGCCGCCAGCATCACTGCCGGGTGTGCGGTTCGGTCATGTGCGATGGCTGCTCGCTGTATCTCAGCTTCGAGGACGCGCGGAACATCGTGCAGCCGAATCCGGCCAGCCCAACCTCCCGGAATCGACCAGACGAAGGCATCGATGCACCGGCCAACGAAACTGAGAGCTTCCGCGTGTGCGAGCACTGCCTGCACCTACTGATGAACCGGATGGAGATGCAAGACTCGCGAGTGGATCGTCCGCCAATAACTCGGCTGTACGAGTGGCTGCAGCGCGAGCGCACCGGCATAGAACCCGACATACCGATGTACCGTCGCATTTTGGATAGTCTGTACGAAGGAGACGTGATTTTCCGCCTGTCGGACGCATCGGCCCTGCGTGAGAAGATCGGACGGACCGCTGAGCGGCTCGACGATATAAGCAAGTCCGTCCTGGTGCTTCCCTTCGCAGCTGGCAGCCGTGAGGAGGCGCTCAAGAAAGCCATCCGGTTAGCGTGCGTCTCGTATATCAAGGAGTGCATGCTGTCGATCCCACCATTGCCGGTAGAGGAGGAGATCAAAAAGATTCAGATCCGGCGGCGCCAGGAGACGGCCCGGCGTGAGGAACGCGAGCGCATGCTGGCCCAGGAGGCGTACGAGCGGTACGAGCT CTCGTCCAGCTCCAGTACGGCCTCTACGGCAGAAATGACTGTCGGCCGGTTCGCGCCCGCCGCCATCTCAACGATGGACAACTGGAGTGGTACGCAGACGGGCGCGGCTAGTAACCCCAACTCGACAGCCGATCCACTCATCGACCAGATCAATATCGTGAAGGGTTACATTCGGCAGGCGCGTGAAGCGATGCGCTTCGAGGAGGTGGCCACGCTCGAGCAGAACCTGAGCGAGCTCACCCAGGAGTTCTACAACCGACAGCGGTTGGCGTCGCAGTGA
- the LOC131290992 gene encoding uncharacterized protein LOC131290992 has protein sequence MRVTATCLLLALLLAARVEASLRNNFAPQPSTYCQAPRDNAVLPPDFHAACKRHSEGERDKLTQAYEVLLKHVAGLMSETGPVTKAVRPFLNALGRRTLNPPLGPNAGLRKSTMVAAIEAGRLAEAMTLYLESRGWEDWRSVVDRIFAKPRRHRQNIENLIAFVRMLPARQEQLEFYHHLRSPLVTHKYHEGYLGALFANGARWVVFADDGKTVRNQTDERLLWTTMVDAAGGYFKRIFLSADNIVDLASLDRDFPDEFTMLLPTIFNVTKNDLRFIDPWKMIELPCEMDRSHSKLMMFQEMILVLQRHFTWVNQNHIHSRWLALRFKDCLPKFGKDSASQKLINSVKDLFGKFEKGVTYETLIKPR, from the coding sequence ATGAGGGTTACGGCTACTTGTTTACTACTAGCGCTGCTGCTAGCGGCGCGGGTGGAGGCATCCCTACGCAACAATTTTGCCCCCCAGCCTAGTACCTACTGTCAGGCGCCCCGGGATAATGCCGTTCTCCCGCCGGATTTCCACGCGGCGTGCAAACGGCATAGTGAAGGCGAGCGCGATAAGCTGACACAAGCGTACGAGGTTCTTCTCAAACACGTGGCTGGACTTATGTCGGAAACGGGCCCCGTTACCAAGGCGGTGAGGCCTTTTCTTAATGCACTGGGAAGAAGGACACTTAATCCACCGCTTGGCCCTAACGCGGGGCTGCGTAAGAGTACGATGGTTGCGGCGATCGAAGCGGGTCGCCTCGCGGAAGCCATGACGCTGTACCTAGAATCGCGTGGCTGGGAAGATTGGCGCTCGGTTGTGGATCGGATCTTCGCGAAACCGCGCCGCCACCGGCAGAACATCGAAAATCTGATCGCCTTCGTTCGGATGCTGCCGGCGCGGCAGGAGCAGCTCGAGTTCTACCACCATCTGCGCAGCCCATTGGTGACCCATAAGTATCATGAAGGCTACCTCGGCGCACTGTTTGCCAACGGCGCCCGGTGGGTGGTGTTTGCTGACGACGGGAAAACGGTGCGCAATCAAACGGATGAGCGACTCCTTTGGACGACTATGGTTGATGCTGCTGGAGGGTATTTTAAGCGAATCTTTTTGTCAGCCGACAACATCGTCGATCTAGCTTCGCTTGACCGTGACTTTCCGGACGAGTTTACGATGCTTCTGCCGACGATTTTCAACGTCACGAAAAACGATTTGCGCTTCATAGACCCTTGGAAAATGATAGAGCTTCCATGCGAGATGGACCGATCACACTCGAAATTAATGATGTTCCAAGAAATGATCCTAGTGCTACAGCGTCACTTCACCTGGGTTAATCAAAATCATATTCATTCTCGTTGGCTTGCTCTAAGGTTTAAGGATTGCCTACCCAAGTTTGGAAAAGATTCCGCTAGTCAGAAGCTGATAAACAGCGTCAAGGATTTGTTTGGTAAATTCGAAAAAGGAGTGACATACGAAACGCTTATCAAACCTAGATAG